A window from Drosophila willistoni isolate 14030-0811.24 chromosome XR unlocalized genomic scaffold, UCI_dwil_1.1 Seg143, whole genome shotgun sequence encodes these proteins:
- the LOC6646300 gene encoding probable chitinase 10 produces MPLSPPPPKPPLTMAPRPPPRRRRRRCAPLPPSEQQQEPEQQQPQILDPYQRLRKNLKRAHDGLQKPLPPPPIPAPLVWLPSSNELPPRLLRIAFVICLLIVLLSPSTDSAQTKTRRRLRRPTSSSSSASVSSSSKKATEAPVAEKRIDQLPASTSTSVRRTRLRSKSKFGGGAAAAAGAGVAAAGGAALVASGSSLKGKKTKVDDGTPKIVCYYTNWSQYRVKIGKFVPEDIPADLCTHIIFAFGWLKKNKLSSYESNDENKDNVPGLYERMMNLRKANPKLKILLALGGWSFGTQKFKDMSATRYTRQTFVYSAIPFLRKRGFDGLDMDWEYPKGSDDKKNFVLLLKELREAFEAEAQELKKPRLLLSAAVPVGPDNVRGGYDVPAIASYLDFINLMAYDFHGKWERETGHNAPLYAPSTDSEWRKQLSVDNAASLWVKLGAPKEKLVIGMPTYGRSFTLANTEKHGPNAPATGGGREGVYTKESGFLAYYEICEMLQNGAVYVWDEEMKVPYMVDGDQWVGFDDERAIRNKMQWIKTNGFGGAMVWTIDMDDFKGEVCGGNVKYPLIGAMREELLGISRGKEAKDVNWTAVASTFEDIEEKPEPIKISVDEILNKVRKPQVLKKHRIKGGANAVEQNSRPAQVFCYLTSWSAKRPGAGKFEPENINPKLCTHIVYAFATLQDYKLTEATDDDPENYESVIALRESNPDLQILLAIGGWAFGSTPFKELTSNVFRMNQFVYEAIDFLRDYKFNGLDVDWEYPRGAEDRLAYVNLLKELRVAFEGEAKSSGLPRLLLTAAVPASFEAIAAGYDVPEISKYLDFINVMTYDFHGQWERTVGHNSPLFALESATGYQKKLTVDYSAREWVKQGAPKEKLLIGMPTYGRSFELVNDTQFDIGSPSSGGGKAGKFTNEAGFLSYYEVCSFLAADNTTLVWDSEQQVPFAYRGNQWVGFDDERSLKTKTEWLKEQGFGGIMVWSIDMDDFSGRCGSGKYPLLTALNDELKDYKVTLEFDGPYESHGPRGAYTTKDPHEVTCAEEDGHISYHKDWADCTHYYMCEGERKHHMPCPANLVFNPQENVCDWPENVEGCHTPTEAPA; encoded by the exons TTACCTCCACGATTGCTGCGAATTGCCTTTGTGATATGCCTGCTAATTGTTTTACTCTCCCCATCCACAGACAGTGCACAGA CTAAGACACGCCGCCGTCTGCGACGCCCaacctcatcatcatcatctgcatCGGTTAGCTCCAGCTCCAAGAAGGCAACCGAGGCTCCCGTGGCCGAAAAACGTATCGATCAGTTACCAGCATCGACGAGCACAAGTGTTCGACGTACTCGCCTACGTTCAAAATCGAAATTCGGTGGCGgtgcagcagctgcagctggTGCTGGAGTCGCAGCTGCTGGCGGTGCAGCATTGGTGGCTAGCGGATCATCGCTTAAAGGCAAAAAGACCAAAGTCGACGATGGCACACCAAAGATTGTGTGCTATTATACAAATTGGTCGCAGTATCGTGTCAAAATTGGTAAATTTGTGCCCGAGGATATACCTGCCGATCTCTGTACACATATCATTTTCGCCTTTGGCTGGctgaagaagaacaaattgagTTCATACGAGTCCAACGATGAGAATAAAGACAATGTACCCGGTCTATACGAACGCATGATGAATCTGCGTAAGGCCAATCCTAAATTGAAG ATTCTATTGGCTTTGGGCGGTTGGTCCTTTGGCACACAGAAGTTCAAGGACATGTCTGCCACACGTTATACCCGTCAGACTTTCGTTTACTCGGCCATACCGTTCTTGCGTAAACGTGGTTTCGATGGTCTTGACATGGATTGGGAATACCCCAAGGGCTCGGACGATAAGAAGAACTTTGTTTTGCTGCTAAAAGAACTGCGCGAAGCCTTCGAAGCTGAGGCACAAGAACTGAAGAAGCCACGTTTGTTACTCTCAGCAGCTGTTCCTGTCGGTCCGGACAATGTCCGCGGTGGTTACGATGTGCCGGCCATAGCTAGCTATTTGGATTTCATTAATCTGATGGCTTACGATTTCCATGGCAAGTGGGAACGTGAAACTGGACACAATGCACCATTGTATGCCCCCTCAACGGATTCGGAATGGCGCAAACAACTCTCTGTCGATAATGCTGCCAGTTTGTGGGTTAAACTGGGTGCCCCCAAGGAGAAATTGGTGATTGGTATGCCCACCTATGGCAGATCCTTCACTCTGGCCAACACCGAGAAACATGGACCCAATGCTCCAGCCACTGGCGGAGGTCGTGAGGGTGTCTACACAAAGGAGAGCGGATTCTTGGCATATTATGAAATTTGCGAAATGCTCCAGAATGGAGCCGTCTATGTTTGGGATGAGGAGATGAAAGTCCCCTATATGGTCGATGGGGATCAATGGGTTGGTTTCGATGACGAACGCGCCATTCGTAATAAAATGCAATGGATTAAAACGAATGGTTTCGGCGGTGCAATGGTCTGGACCATCGATATGGATGATTTCAAGGGTGAGGTATGCGGAGGCAATGTGAAGTATCCATTGATTGGAGCCATGCGCGAAGAATTGTTGGGTATTTCACGTGGCAAGGAGGCCAAGGATGTTAACTGGACAGCTGTGGCATCAACATTCGAAGATATCGAAGAG AAACCGGAACCCATCAAGATTTCCGTTGATGAGATActcaacaaagtgcgtaaacCTCAGGTGCTTAAGAAACATCGCATCAAGGGTGGAGCAAATGCTGTTGAGCAAAATT CTCGACCTGCTCAAGTGTTCTGCTATTTGACTAGTTGGTCTGCCAAACGTCCAGGTGCTGGCAAATTTGAGCCAGAAAACATAAATCCAAAACTCTGCACACACATTGTCTATGCATTTGCCACGCTTCAGGATTACAAGCTGACCGAGGCCACCGATGATGATCCTGAGAACTATGAGAGTGTGATTGCTCTACGTGAATCGAATCCAGATCTGCAAATCCTGTTGGCCATCGGGGGATGGGCTTTCGGTTCGACACCCTTCAAAGAGCTGACCTCTAATGTGTTCCGTATGAATCAGTTTGTCTACGAGGCTATCGATTTTCTGCGTGACTATAAATTTAATGGTCTGGATGTCGACTGGGAGTATCCTCGCGGTGCCGAAGATCGTCTGGCCTATGTCAATCTGCTGAAGGAGCTGCGTGTTGCATTCGAGGGAGAGGCCAAATCATCTGGTTTGCCTCGTCTACTACTCACTGCTGCTGTGCCAGCCTCATTTGAGGCAATCGCCGCTGGTTATGATGTCCCAGAGATCTCCAAGTATTTGGACTTTATCAATGTGATGACCTATGATTTCCATGGTCAATGGGAACGCACAGTGGGACACAATTCACCGCTGTTTGCCTTGGAATCGGCCACCGGATATCAGAAGAAGCTAACCGTCGACTACAGTGCTCGGGAATGGGTGAAACAGGGTGCTCCCAAGGAGAAACTCTTGATCGGCATGCCAACCTATGGACGTAGCTTTGAGCTGGTCAACGATACACAATTCGATATTGGATCACCATCATCGGGTGGCGGAAAGGCTGGCAAGTTCACCAACGAGGCAGGCTTCCTCAGTTACTATGAAGTGTGCTCATTCCTGGCAGCGGATAACACAACGCTCGTTTGGGACTCGGAGCAACAGGTGCCATTTGCATACCGTGGCAATCAATGGGTTGGCTTCGACGATGAACGCTCTTTGAAAACAAAG ACCGAATGGTTGAAGGAGCAAGGTTTCGGTGGAATTATGGTTTGGTCCATTGATATGGATGATTTCTCTGGCCGTTGTGGTAGTGGAAAGTATCCATTGCTTACTGCACTAAACGATGAACTTAAGGACTATAAGGTTACCTTAGAATTCGATGGACCCTACGAATCGCACGGTCCACGTGGCGCTTATACCACAAAAGATC ctCATGAGGTCACTTGTGCCGAGGAGGATGGTCATATTAGCTATCACAAAGATTGGGCTGATTGTACACATTACTATATGTGCGAGGGAGAACGAAAGCATCATATGCCATGTCCCGCCAATTTGGTGTTCAATCCCCAAGAGAATGTCTGCGATTGGCCTGAAAATGTTGAAGGTTGTCACACGCCCACAGAGGCACCTGCCTAA